A genomic segment from Leptolyngbya boryana PCC 6306 encodes:
- a CDS encoding DUF445 domain-containing protein, with product MDLSTLWLFVGPPVVGGVIGYFTNDIAIKMLFRPYRAVYIGRRRIPFTPGLIPRNQERLAKRISDTIMGSLLTPEELQNLARRLLQTERVQAAILWLLKLSIEQLQESKEQKTAKILGSILRDLFGQSLPRLLKVVARQEEFLEDQLNHIFDQVILEFQLSEEQAEKLSEWLIEIVIPPDVLRQTLIDFLTDRNIQVIDEGFREKTSGTYWVVANLFGVRNTLTRLRTFCLDEKENSNAVLAELTFSLGVKQRFKEWLQNLSLQNLPVATVRQLRKTMRDSVRHYLQDRGSDVLQGLSQSVDWENVASVVLNRLQNSEAVLSSLDLVSEELALILERYLEKDLEKIVAQAIPILNIDQVITDRVKATSPADLEAAINGIVRSELQAIVNLGGILGLIIGALQSVSLMIR from the coding sequence GTGGATCTCTCGACGCTCTGGCTATTTGTTGGACCTCCTGTAGTTGGCGGTGTGATTGGCTATTTCACCAATGACATCGCAATTAAGATGCTGTTTCGCCCTTATCGAGCAGTTTATATCGGGCGACGGCGAATTCCGTTTACGCCGGGTTTGATTCCAAGAAATCAAGAACGACTGGCGAAGCGAATCTCTGACACGATTATGGGATCGCTATTAACGCCCGAAGAATTACAAAATTTGGCGCGACGACTGTTGCAAACAGAACGTGTGCAGGCTGCAATTCTTTGGTTGTTAAAACTATCGATCGAACAACTTCAAGAAAGCAAAGAACAAAAAACTGCAAAAATCTTAGGAAGTATTCTGAGAGATCTATTTGGGCAGTCTTTGCCTCGATTGCTGAAGGTTGTAGCCAGACAAGAAGAATTTCTTGAGGATCAGTTAAATCACATTTTTGATCAAGTCATTTTAGAGTTTCAGCTGAGTGAAGAACAAGCAGAGAAGCTGTCAGAATGGTTAATCGAAATTGTCATTCCACCTGATGTCTTGCGGCAGACATTAATCGATTTTTTGACCGATCGTAATATTCAAGTCATCGACGAAGGTTTCCGAGAAAAAACAAGCGGAACTTACTGGGTTGTTGCTAATTTATTTGGAGTACGGAATACTCTAACTCGTCTGAGAACGTTTTGTTTAGATGAGAAAGAAAATAGCAATGCCGTTCTAGCAGAGTTGACTTTCTCGTTAGGAGTCAAGCAGCGATTTAAAGAATGGCTACAGAATCTATCGTTACAAAATCTTCCTGTTGCAACAGTGAGACAACTTCGCAAAACCATGCGGGATAGTGTTCGTCACTATCTTCAAGATCGTGGCTCAGATGTCTTGCAAGGATTGAGCCAATCTGTCGATTGGGAAAATGTCGCATCTGTTGTTCTGAATCGCTTACAAAACTCAGAAGCAGTTCTTTCTTCTCTAGATCTAGTTAGCGAAGAATTAGCGCTCATTTTAGAGCGTTATTTGGAGAAAGATTTGGAGAAAATTGTCGCTCAAGCAATTCCAATCCTCAATATCGATCAAGTGATCACGGATCGAGTAAAAGCGACTTCTCCTGCTGATTTAGAAGCTGCAATTAATGGAATTGTGCGCAGCGAATTACAAGCGATCGTCAATCTAGGTGGAATTCTAGGGCTAATCATCGGAGCGCTTCAATCTGTTTCTCTTATGATTCGCTAA
- a CDS encoding alpha-E domain-containing protein encodes MLSRVADSIYWMNRYVERAENIARFIDVNLNLSLDSPIGVVQQWEPLIRTTGDLAIFQEKYGEATADNVIRFLTFDRTYPNSIISCLNAARENARSVREIISSEMWQQINAFYHFVNDAAVADRLDFPTFFSEVKLASHLFAGVASATMTHSEGWHFGLMGRWLERADKTSRIVDVKYFILLPSIRDVGTTLDQLQWMALLRSASAYEMYRKRGVHRITPTSVAEFLVLDREFPRSIRYCIRQTERSLHQITGTPEGAWNTSVERSLGKLRSDLDYLTIEDVMESGLHEFLDSLQQRMNDVGIRLSETFFAVQPV; translated from the coding sequence ATGCTAAGTAGAGTTGCAGATTCGATCTACTGGATGAATCGCTATGTTGAGCGTGCTGAGAATATTGCGCGCTTCATTGATGTGAATTTGAATTTATCTCTCGATTCACCGATCGGGGTTGTTCAGCAATGGGAGCCATTGATCCGGACGACTGGAGATTTAGCTATCTTTCAAGAGAAGTATGGAGAAGCCACTGCGGATAATGTAATTCGGTTTTTGACCTTCGATCGCACTTATCCCAACTCCATCATTTCCTGCTTGAATGCTGCCCGTGAGAATGCGCGATCGGTACGTGAAATTATTTCGTCTGAGATGTGGCAACAGATCAATGCGTTCTATCACTTTGTCAATGATGCAGCAGTCGCGGATCGGCTTGATTTTCCTACATTTTTTAGTGAAGTCAAACTTGCAAGCCATCTGTTTGCGGGAGTTGCCAGTGCCACGATGACCCATAGCGAAGGCTGGCATTTTGGACTGATGGGTCGCTGGCTGGAACGAGCCGATAAAACGAGTCGAATTGTCGATGTGAAGTACTTTATTTTGCTTCCTTCGATTCGAGATGTGGGCACAACGTTAGATCAATTGCAGTGGATGGCATTGTTGCGGTCTGCAAGTGCGTATGAGATGTATCGCAAACGTGGCGTGCATCGCATCACCCCAACTTCGGTCGCTGAGTTTTTAGTGCTCGATCGAGAATTTCCGCGATCGATTCGATATTGTATTCGCCAAACTGAGCGATCGCTGCATCAAATCACCGGAACGCCTGAAGGCGCTTGGAATACATCCGTTGAGCGATCGCTCGGAAAACTGCGATCGGATTTAGATTATTTAACGATCGAAGATGTGATGGAATCCGGACTGCATGAATTCTTAGACAGCTTGCAACAGCGCATGAATGATGTCGGTATTAGACTCTCTGAAACCTTTTTTGCAGTCCAACCTGTATAA
- a CDS encoding ExbD/TolR family protein: protein MRLPEDPDLPPQIYLAPLIDVIFALLTFFIMSTLFLTRSQGLPVALPKAVTAESQKVSQVVITITPNGELALDKKPMNISTLPAAVREILSRNPKAVVVINADEKVPHGQVITVMDRLRSIPNIRLAIATRQP, encoded by the coding sequence ATGCGCTTGCCCGAAGACCCAGATCTACCTCCCCAAATCTACCTTGCACCCCTGATCGACGTAATCTTTGCGCTCCTGACGTTCTTCATCATGTCTACGCTGTTTCTCACGCGATCGCAAGGCTTACCCGTCGCTCTTCCCAAGGCTGTAACCGCTGAATCTCAAAAAGTTTCTCAAGTCGTGATTACTATCACTCCGAACGGCGAGCTTGCTCTCGATAAAAAACCAATGAATATCAGCACTCTCCCTGCTGCAGTGCGAGAAATTCTTAGCCGAAATCCTAAAGCCGTTGTTGTGATCAATGCCGACGAGAAAGTCCCTCACGGGCAAGTCATTACTGTTATGGATCGGCTGAGATCGATTCCCAACATTCGCCTCGCGATCGCAACTCGTCAGCCCTAA
- a CDS encoding MotA/TolQ/ExbB proton channel family protein, which yields MPNWFIAGGLVMYPLLLFSILAVALILERILFWGKVSQRHQRVAREVLSVYKRNQIAAFQMLEKNADLPIARIFLAALELEQATPEEFRLALESAGLAEIPLLKRFNTVFDTIVGLSPLLGLLGTITGLINSFASLRLGDVGGTNTLGVTGGISEALISTASGLVVAIFTLLFANLFRGLYARQIALIQEYGGQLELLYRRRHTF from the coding sequence ATGCCTAACTGGTTTATTGCTGGCGGACTTGTCATGTATCCGCTTCTGCTTTTCTCAATCCTGGCAGTCGCGCTGATTCTAGAGCGAATTCTTTTCTGGGGCAAAGTCTCCCAACGTCATCAAAGAGTGGCACGAGAAGTGCTCAGCGTCTACAAACGCAACCAAATTGCCGCGTTCCAAATGTTAGAAAAGAACGCCGATTTACCGATCGCTCGGATCTTCCTTGCCGCCCTAGAATTAGAGCAAGCTACGCCTGAAGAATTTCGCCTCGCTCTCGAAAGCGCCGGACTCGCAGAGATTCCTTTGCTCAAACGCTTTAATACGGTCTTTGACACGATCGTCGGTCTTTCTCCCCTGCTGGGATTGCTAGGAACTATCACCGGACTGATTAACTCGTTTGCTTCCCTACGGCTTGGAGATGTTGGGGGGACGAATACACTGGGAGTCACAGGCGGGATCAGTGAAGCTCTGATTTCTACTGCTTCGGGTCTGGTTGTCGCCATCTTCACCCTCTTGTTTGCCAATCTGTTCCGAGGTTTGTACGCGCGCCAGATTGCGCTGATTCAAGAGTACGGCGGACAGTTAGAACTTCTCTATCGTCGTCGGCACACTTTCTAA
- a CDS encoding response regulator yields the protein MEYAIPELEPISRQLMNLDRPKKAKMLVVDDEPDNLDLLYRTFRRDFNVLKAESGIHALKLLSEEGEVAVIISDQRMPEMKGTEFLSRTVPNFPDTMRIILTGFTDVEDLVEAINSGQVYKYITKPWDPNELKAVVQRAAETYELLKQRTEELRRSQSQTALLSSIVGVAQSATSVESTLEPIATAFGQNFLADLCTIQLIENGAFTNSATYGASGTSDIAASSLVKEAIASQSMQVATETEDPSFGAHLVVPVTLRGEVLAVLCLQWKHPQSLREDELLLLHLSAQQVALAITCSRSAYIAVAV from the coding sequence ATGGAATATGCAATTCCAGAACTAGAACCGATTAGCCGCCAACTGATGAATCTCGATCGACCCAAAAAAGCGAAAATGCTCGTCGTCGATGATGAACCCGACAACCTCGATCTGCTCTACCGGACATTCCGTCGCGATTTTAACGTCCTGAAAGCAGAAAGCGGCATCCACGCGCTGAAATTGCTCTCCGAAGAAGGCGAAGTCGCTGTGATCATTTCTGACCAACGGATGCCCGAAATGAAAGGAACCGAGTTCCTCAGCCGCACAGTGCCGAACTTCCCCGACACCATGCGGATTATCCTTACAGGCTTCACCGATGTCGAAGATTTAGTCGAAGCCATTAACTCTGGACAAGTTTATAAATACATCACCAAACCTTGGGATCCCAACGAGTTAAAAGCCGTTGTCCAACGAGCAGCCGAAACTTATGAATTATTGAAACAGCGCACAGAAGAACTGCGTCGATCGCAATCGCAAACGGCGCTCTTATCCTCGATTGTTGGAGTCGCCCAAAGCGCAACCAGCGTTGAAAGTACATTAGAGCCAATCGCTACCGCCTTTGGTCAAAACTTCCTTGCCGATCTCTGTACCATTCAATTAATTGAAAATGGTGCATTTACGAATAGTGCAACCTATGGTGCAAGTGGTACCTCCGATATAGCAGCATCTTCATTAGTGAAAGAAGCGATCGCATCTCAAAGTATGCAAGTCGCAACCGAAACAGAAGATCCCAGTTTCGGCGCACATCTCGTCGTCCCAGTCACACTCCGAGGCGAAGTATTAGCCGTTCTCTGCCTGCAATGGAAACACCCGCAAAGCCTGAGAGAAGACGAACTGCTGCTGCTGCACCTCTCAGCTCAACAAGTGGCATTAGCCATCACTTGTAGCCGCTCCGCTTATATTGCAGTCGCAGTATAG
- a CDS encoding CDP-alcohol phosphatidyltransferase family protein, which produces MIKLTYLPAILVGFRFAIAPFLLLDALDGAVTNWFLCGYILAIVSDIFDGIIARKLKVSTPQLRQADSWADICLFLCLALSTWLVYPTVILDFKIPLLIAVAAQFLLFSISLIKFRKLPSFHTYTAKAWGLALLVAAIALFGFGYAPTLWGAIVLCWINSLEEIAMTFILPAWTCDVLSIVHALKLRHE; this is translated from the coding sequence ATGATCAAACTTACTTATCTCCCCGCAATTTTAGTAGGATTTCGATTTGCGATCGCGCCCTTTCTCCTATTAGATGCTCTCGATGGAGCAGTTACAAATTGGTTTCTTTGCGGTTATATTCTCGCGATCGTTTCTGATATTTTCGATGGCATTATTGCTCGTAAATTAAAAGTGAGCACCCCTCAACTTCGTCAAGCAGATAGTTGGGCAGACATCTGTTTATTTCTCTGTCTTGCTTTGAGTACCTGGCTCGTTTATCCAACGGTTATTCTTGATTTTAAAATCCCCTTATTAATTGCTGTTGCGGCGCAATTTCTTCTATTTTCAATTAGCTTGATTAAGTTTAGGAAGCTTCCCAGTTTTCATACTTACACCGCAAAGGCTTGGGGATTAGCTTTACTCGTGGCAGCGATCGCACTGTTCGGATTCGGTTATGCTCCGACACTTTGGGGCGCGATCGTCCTCTGTTGGATCAATAGTTTGGAAGAAATTGCCATGACATTCATCCTGCCTGCTTGGACATGTGACGTTTTGAGCATTGTTCATGCGCTCAAATTGCGACATGAATGA
- the aqpZ gene encoding aquaporin Z, with protein sequence MSLLKRCAAEFLGTLWLVFGGCGSAVLAAAYTADTAKIGENTTFPLGIGLVGVSLAFGLTVLTMAYAVGGISGGHFNPAVSFGLFAAKRFRGGQNLLAYIVAQVLGGIVGAGVLYLIASGKPGFALTGSNPLATNGFDAHSPGGYGLVACFLAEAFLTFFFLLIILGVTDRRVASGFAPVAIGFALTLIHLISIPVTNTSVNPARSLAPAVFVGGELLAQVWLFWVAPILGAVLAGWVYSSLFEDAHTSDEPERIEEMV encoded by the coding sequence ATGTCTCTTTTAAAACGATGTGCAGCAGAGTTTCTAGGCACATTATGGCTGGTCTTTGGGGGATGCGGAAGTGCAGTCTTGGCAGCAGCTTATACAGCAGATACAGCCAAGATTGGTGAGAATACGACGTTTCCGCTAGGAATTGGTTTGGTTGGCGTGTCGTTAGCATTCGGGTTGACGGTGCTGACGATGGCTTACGCGGTCGGTGGAATTTCAGGTGGACACTTTAATCCGGCGGTTTCGTTTGGATTATTTGCGGCGAAGCGGTTTCGCGGTGGACAAAACTTGCTGGCGTACATTGTGGCGCAGGTTTTAGGCGGAATTGTGGGGGCTGGAGTTCTGTATTTGATTGCGTCTGGAAAGCCTGGGTTTGCGCTAACGGGATCGAATCCTTTAGCGACGAATGGATTTGACGCACATTCGCCGGGAGGGTACGGATTAGTCGCTTGCTTTTTGGCAGAGGCGTTTTTGACATTCTTCTTTTTGCTGATCATTTTGGGCGTGACTGATCGACGAGTTGCAAGTGGATTTGCGCCTGTTGCGATCGGGTTTGCGTTAACTTTGATTCATTTGATCAGCATTCCAGTCACCAATACTTCAGTGAATCCAGCACGGAGTCTAGCTCCTGCGGTATTTGTCGGTGGAGAATTGTTGGCACAGGTTTGGTTATTCTGGGTGGCTCCGATACTCGGCGCAGTTTTAGCTGGATGGGTCTATTCATCCTTGTTTGAAGATGCGCATACTTCGGATGAGCCGGAGCGGATTGAGGAAATGGTTTAG
- a CDS encoding PIN domain-containing protein, protein MRVLFDTNILLDAILCREPFTADAAFLIRAVGADQIKGFVSATTLTDVYYVVKRQTKSAEMARNAVTDILAIMEICTVDRNVLEQAILSNQSDFEDAVQIACAIALSLDAIVTRDVSGFTDSAIQVLSPNVLRNQVEDAQN, encoded by the coding sequence ATGCGAGTCCTTTTTGATACCAATATTTTGTTGGACGCGATTTTATGCCGAGAGCCATTTACAGCAGATGCAGCGTTTTTGATCAGGGCAGTTGGAGCAGATCAAATTAAAGGATTTGTCTCAGCGACTACTCTAACAGATGTCTACTATGTGGTGAAACGGCAGACAAAAAGCGCTGAAATGGCGAGAAATGCTGTAACTGATATTCTTGCCATCATGGAAATTTGTACCGTCGATCGTAATGTTTTAGAGCAAGCAATCCTTTCAAATCAGAGTGACTTCGAGGATGCCGTCCAGATTGCTTGTGCGATCGCCCTGAGTTTAGATGCGATCGTCACTCGTGATGTTTCAGGCTTTACAGATTCAGCAATCCAAGTGTTATCTCCTAATGTCTTGAGAAATCAGGTAGAAGATGCTCAAAACTGA
- a CDS encoding form I ribulose bisphosphate carboxylase large subunit, whose amino-acid sequence MSYAQTKTQSKAGYKAGVQDYRLTYYTPDYTPKDTDILAAFRVTPQPGVPPEEAAAAVAAESSTGTWTTVWTDLLTDLDRYKGRCYDIEPVRGEDSQFIAYIAYPLDLFEEGSVTNLLTSLVGNVFGFKALKALRLEDLRIPVAYLKTFQGPPHGIQVERDKINKYGRPMLGCTIKPKLGLSAKNYGRAVYECLRGGLDFTKDDENINSQPFQRWRDRFLFVADAIHKAQAETGEIKGHYLNVTAATCEEMLKRAEFAKELEMPIIMHDFLTGGFTANTSLAHWCRDNGVLLHIHRAMHAVIDRQKNHGIHFRVLAKCLRMSGGDHIHTGTVVGKLEGDKAITLGFIDLLRENYIERDPSRGVYFTQDWASMPGVMAVASGGIHVWHMPALVEIFGDDSVLQFGGGTLGHPWGNAPGATANRVALEACVQARNEGRDLMREGGDIIREACRWSPDLAAACELWKEIKFEFEAVDTV is encoded by the coding sequence ATGTCCTACGCTCAAACCAAAACCCAGTCGAAAGCTGGGTATAAGGCTGGGGTACAAGATTACCGCTTAACGTACTACACCCCAGACTACACGCCTAAAGACACCGATATTTTGGCAGCGTTCCGGGTGACTCCTCAACCTGGCGTTCCGCCCGAAGAAGCTGCTGCTGCTGTTGCTGCTGAATCCTCAACGGGAACATGGACGACCGTTTGGACGGACTTGCTGACCGACCTCGATCGCTACAAAGGACGCTGCTACGATATCGAGCCTGTCCGTGGCGAAGATAGCCAATTCATTGCTTACATTGCATATCCTCTCGACCTGTTTGAAGAAGGATCTGTTACCAACTTGCTGACCTCTTTGGTCGGTAACGTATTCGGGTTCAAAGCGTTGAAAGCGCTGCGCCTCGAAGACCTTCGCATTCCGGTTGCATACTTGAAGACCTTCCAAGGTCCTCCTCACGGGATTCAAGTTGAACGCGACAAAATCAACAAATACGGTCGTCCGATGCTCGGTTGTACGATCAAACCGAAACTGGGTCTGTCCGCTAAGAACTACGGTCGTGCAGTTTACGAATGTCTGCGCGGCGGTTTGGACTTCACCAAAGACGACGAAAACATCAACTCGCAGCCGTTCCAACGTTGGCGCGATCGCTTCTTGTTCGTTGCAGATGCAATCCACAAGGCACAAGCTGAAACCGGCGAAATCAAAGGTCACTACCTGAACGTAACCGCTGCAACCTGCGAAGAAATGCTGAAGCGTGCAGAGTTCGCGAAAGAACTCGAAATGCCGATCATCATGCATGACTTCTTGACCGGTGGTTTCACAGCAAACACCTCCTTGGCTCATTGGTGTCGTGATAACGGCGTTCTGTTGCACATTCACCGCGCAATGCACGCAGTTATCGACCGTCAGAAGAACCACGGGATCCACTTCCGCGTCTTGGCGAAGTGCTTGAGAATGTCTGGTGGTGACCACATTCACACCGGAACCGTCGTTGGTAAGCTCGAAGGTGACAAGGCGATCACCCTTGGTTTCATCGACTTGCTGCGTGAGAACTACATTGAGCGCGATCCTTCCCGTGGTGTTTACTTCACCCAAGACTGGGCTTCCATGCCTGGTGTCATGGCAGTTGCTTCTGGTGGTATCCACGTATGGCACATGCCTGCGTTGGTTGAAATCTTCGGCGACGACTCTGTATTGCAGTTCGGTGGTGGAACCTTGGGTCACCCATGGGGTAACGCACCTGGTGCAACGGCTAACCGTGTTGCGCTCGAAGCTTGCGTCCAAGCTCGTAACGAAGGTCGCGACTTGATGCGTGAAGGTGGAGACATCATCCGTGAAGCTTGCCGCTGGTCGCCTGACTTGGCAGCTGCTTGCGAACTCTGGAAAGAAATCAAGTTCGAGTTCGAAGCTGTTGATACCGTCTGA
- the rcbX gene encoding RuBisCO chaperone RbcX has product MDLKRIAKDTTKTLTSYLTYQAVRVVYAQLDETDPKKAYWLHKFSSRESITDGEAFMEALFRERQDLAFRILTVREHLAEEIADVLPEMLRSSMQQANMEQRRKQLERMTQLDLTTTTEDSDPEPS; this is encoded by the coding sequence ATGGATCTGAAGCGAATTGCGAAAGATACGACAAAAACGCTGACAAGCTATTTGACGTATCAGGCTGTCCGGGTTGTTTATGCTCAGCTAGACGAAACTGATCCAAAGAAGGCTTACTGGCTGCACAAGTTTTCTTCCAGAGAAAGCATTACAGACGGTGAAGCATTTATGGAGGCTTTGTTTCGCGAACGTCAGGATTTGGCTTTCCGAATTCTGACGGTGCGAGAGCATCTTGCTGAAGAGATTGCCGATGTGCTGCCCGAAATGCTGCGATCGTCAATGCAGCAAGCGAACATGGAGCAACGCCGCAAGCAGCTAGAACGAATGACGCAACTCGATTTGACGACCACAACTGAAGATTCTGATCCTGAACCTAGTTAA
- the ubiE gene encoding bifunctional demethylmenaquinone methyltransferase/2-methoxy-6-polyprenyl-1,4-benzoquinol methylase UbiE: MNSDHIQALFDRIAPVYDELNHGLSFGMHRIWKQMTVKWSGAKPGDTCLDLCCGSGDLAQMLSEKAGRTGQVYGVDFSAAQLEVARDRSERRCIKPPIHWIQSDVLNLPLSDNQFDCITMGYGLRNVVDILSSLKEIHRVLKPGSKAAILDMHRPDSAFVRTFQQWYLDEVVVPAAQRMGFTEEYAYIAPSLDKFPTGREQVRLAEQAGFTTATHYPIAGGTMGVLVITK, from the coding sequence ATGAATTCTGATCATATTCAAGCTTTATTCGATCGTATTGCTCCCGTCTACGATGAGCTGAATCACGGACTAAGTTTCGGAATGCACCGCATCTGGAAACAAATGACAGTCAAGTGGAGCGGTGCAAAACCCGGAGATACCTGTCTGGATTTGTGCTGCGGAAGTGGCGATCTGGCTCAAATGCTATCAGAAAAGGCAGGCAGAACCGGACAAGTTTACGGAGTTGATTTCTCAGCGGCTCAGTTAGAGGTCGCACGCGATCGCAGTGAACGCCGCTGCATCAAGCCTCCGATTCACTGGATTCAATCCGATGTCTTAAATCTTCCACTTTCAGACAATCAATTTGACTGCATCACGATGGGCTATGGCTTACGCAACGTGGTTGACATCTTAAGCAGTTTGAAAGAAATCCATCGTGTTCTCAAACCTGGCTCAAAGGCCGCAATTCTCGATATGCACCGTCCTGACAGTGCGTTCGTCAGAACTTTTCAACAGTGGTATCTCGATGAAGTCGTAGTTCCGGCGGCTCAACGCATGGGCTTTACCGAAGAATACGCCTATATCGCGCCCAGTCTTGATAAATTTCCAACGGGTCGCGAGCAAGTTCGCCTTGCCGAGCAAGCAGGTTTTACAACTGCCACCCATTACCCGATCGCGGGCGGTACGATGGGAGTATTGGTTATTACGAAATGA
- a CDS encoding circularly permuted type 2 ATP-grasp protein, with protein MKLANYDPGHFYDELFDAPGRPRPEVTPLIDRINSLSIEEIQHRQQAAQIALFKMGVTFNVYGDEQGTEKIFPFDILPRTIAAAEWQILEKGLKQRIVALNEFLADVYGDQKIIQDGVIPSEIVFSSRGFLKPCMGLKPPKGIWSHISGMDLVRDRTGEWYILEDNLRCPSGVSYVLESRRIMKSTLPLVFNRMNIQPVEEYPSYLLETLLNLAPDYIENPTVVLLTPGIYNSAYFEHSYLAQQMGVELVEGRDLVIADGYLQMRTTKGLKRVDVIYRRIDDEFIDPLAFRPDSLLGVPGLMDVYRSGRLGLANALGTGIADDKVIYAYVPEMIRYYLGEDAILSNVPTYLCWEPSQLSYVLANLDKLVVKAANESGGYGMLIGSQSTEAERAEFAEKIKAAPRNYIAQPTLCLSRVPALMGDEFEGCHVDLRPYILYGEDIYITPGGLTRVALKRGSLVVNSSQGGGYKDTWVVS; from the coding sequence GTGAAGTTAGCAAACTATGATCCTGGACATTTTTACGACGAACTGTTTGATGCGCCGGGTCGTCCTCGTCCAGAAGTGACTCCGCTCATTGACCGGATTAATTCTTTATCGATCGAAGAAATTCAACATCGTCAGCAAGCCGCTCAGATTGCACTATTCAAAATGGGCGTAACTTTCAACGTCTATGGCGATGAGCAGGGCACCGAGAAAATTTTTCCGTTCGATATTCTGCCTCGGACGATCGCGGCTGCAGAATGGCAGATTTTAGAAAAGGGACTGAAGCAGCGAATCGTCGCACTGAATGAGTTTTTAGCCGATGTGTACGGCGACCAAAAGATCATTCAAGATGGCGTGATTCCATCCGAGATTGTGTTTTCTTCGCGAGGCTTTCTCAAGCCCTGTATGGGATTGAAGCCCCCGAAAGGAATTTGGTCACATATTAGCGGGATGGATTTAGTTCGCGATCGCACTGGAGAATGGTACATCCTAGAAGACAATCTCAGATGTCCTTCTGGCGTGTCGTATGTCCTCGAAAGTCGGCGGATTATGAAAAGCACACTGCCGCTCGTCTTTAATCGCATGAACATTCAGCCGGTCGAAGAGTACCCAAGCTATTTACTCGAAACGTTGCTGAATCTCGCTCCTGATTACATTGAGAATCCCACTGTTGTACTACTGACCCCAGGCATTTATAACTCTGCTTACTTCGAGCATTCTTACTTGGCTCAGCAGATGGGCGTTGAACTCGTCGAAGGTCGCGATCTTGTGATTGCAGACGGTTACTTGCAAATGAGAACCACGAAAGGATTGAAGCGAGTCGACGTGATTTATCGACGCATTGATGATGAGTTCATTGATCCGTTAGCATTCCGCCCAGACTCACTGCTGGGAGTACCAGGACTGATGGATGTTTATCGATCGGGTCGATTAGGCTTAGCCAATGCTTTGGGAACTGGAATTGCAGACGACAAAGTGATTTATGCGTATGTTCCAGAAATGATCCGCTACTATCTCGGCGAAGATGCGATTCTGTCGAATGTTCCAACTTACCTCTGCTGGGAGCCTTCACAATTGAGCTATGTGCTCGCCAACTTAGATAAGCTCGTGGTCAAAGCGGCGAATGAGTCGGGGGGCTATGGCATGTTGATTGGGTCACAATCGACTGAAGCAGAACGAGCAGAATTTGCAGAAAAAATCAAAGCTGCTCCTCGCAATTACATTGCTCAACCGACCCTCTGCTTATCGCGTGTGCCTGCCTTAATGGGCGATGAGTTTGAAGGCTGTCATGTGGATTTACGTCCCTATATTTTGTATGGCGAAGATATCTACATCACGCCAGGAGGCCTGACTCGCGTTGCGTTGAAGCGCGGCTCATTAGTCGTCAACTCGTCGCAAGGCGGCGGATATAAAGATACTTGGGTGGTTAGCTAG
- a CDS encoding ribulose bisphosphate carboxylase small subunit → MKTLPKEQRFETFSYLPPLTDAQIARQIQYTIENGFFPCIEFSESSAPEQYYWTMWKLPLFNATSPQEVLNEVQQCRSEYSNCYIRVVAFDNIKQCQVMSFIVHKPGSGGSGYRY, encoded by the coding sequence ATGAAAACTCTCCCTAAAGAGCAGCGTTTTGAAACGTTCTCCTACTTGCCTCCTTTGACCGATGCTCAAATCGCTCGTCAAATCCAATACACGATCGAGAACGGCTTCTTCCCTTGTATCGAGTTCAGCGAGTCGTCTGCTCCTGAGCAGTACTACTGGACAATGTGGAAGTTGCCTTTGTTCAACGCAACTTCTCCTCAAGAAGTTCTGAACGAAGTTCAACAGTGCCGTTCTGAGTACTCGAACTGCTACATCCGCGTCGTAGCATTCGACAACATCAAACAGTGCCAAGTGATGAGCTTCATCGTTCACAAACCAGGTTCTGGTGGAAGCGGCTACCGCTACTAA